One window of Mangrovibacterium diazotrophicum genomic DNA carries:
- a CDS encoding family 43 glycosylhydrolase: MKTSKKQKYFSLKAIGIFAVLLTFLSSCEPSKSADDELSAYLFTYFTGNGPGEEAIHFAVSTDGYNFRALNDNQPILDSKQISTSGGVRDPHILRGADGKSFYMVATDLYVTEQGWNNYAMILMKSADLVNWETSVVNIPEIFSQEFGDVNRVWAPQTIYDEATGKYMIYFSMKQGDNPDIIYYAYANKDFTGLEEAPKQLYFPPAESNTKACIDGDIIPFNGKFYLFHKAEDGNPGIKLAISDKLTEGYQLVNDKRVDCETNKVEGSGIFKLNNSDDYILMYDVYTSGRYQFTKSSDLQHFEVVDQEVSMNFHPRHGTVLPITGKELKRLIAKWGTLNDPLIEATSAQLKKLNVDVKGEAKTIHLPVKRGTDLAAFDPQFKSFPCVTVTPEGPQDFTNGPVDYTITVEGKGDVVYKVSASEDHNPVLEGYYADPDILYSEKTGKYYIYPTTDGFENWSGYYFKVFSSDNLVDWTDEGIILDLHKDVSWADRNAWAPCIVEKKIDGEYKYFYYFTAAQKIGVAVADNPTGPFTDSGKVLIDFKTLGVNRGQEIDPDVFTDPKTNKTYLYWGNGYMAAAELNDDMISLNMKTLKQMNIDGTFREGSYVIYRDGTYYFMWSEDDTRSPNYKVRWAKTDSPLGKLTIPENNIVIQRDDETGIFATGHNSAIQIPGKDEWYLVYHRFSYPNGVKMGRRGGFHREVCIDKLEFDGDDNILEVKPTFKGIDPVN; the protein is encoded by the coding sequence ATGAAGACCAGTAAAAAACAGAAATATTTTTCACTAAAGGCGATCGGCATTTTTGCTGTTCTCCTGACTTTTCTGAGTTCATGCGAACCGTCAAAGTCGGCCGACGATGAGCTTTCTGCCTACCTATTCACTTATTTCACGGGAAATGGGCCGGGCGAAGAAGCCATCCATTTTGCGGTGAGCACCGACGGTTACAATTTTCGGGCGTTGAATGACAATCAACCGATCCTGGATTCGAAACAGATCAGTACATCGGGTGGTGTTCGCGACCCGCATATTTTGCGCGGCGCCGATGGTAAATCCTTTTATATGGTAGCTACCGATTTGTATGTGACCGAGCAGGGCTGGAACAATTACGCCATGATCCTGATGAAATCAGCCGACCTGGTCAATTGGGAGACTTCGGTTGTGAATATTCCCGAGATTTTTTCGCAGGAATTTGGAGATGTAAACCGGGTCTGGGCTCCGCAAACCATTTATGATGAAGCGACCGGCAAGTACATGATCTACTTCTCGATGAAGCAAGGCGATAACCCGGACATCATCTATTACGCCTACGCCAACAAGGATTTTACGGGTTTGGAGGAAGCGCCAAAGCAGTTGTATTTTCCTCCGGCTGAAAGCAATACCAAAGCGTGTATCGACGGCGATATTATCCCGTTCAACGGTAAATTCTACCTCTTCCACAAAGCCGAAGACGGAAATCCGGGCATCAAACTGGCGATTTCGGATAAGTTGACTGAAGGCTACCAATTGGTAAACGATAAACGCGTGGATTGTGAAACCAATAAGGTGGAAGGCTCTGGTATTTTCAAACTGAATAACTCGGACGATTATATTTTGATGTACGACGTGTACACCAGCGGGCGTTACCAGTTCACCAAAAGCAGCGATCTGCAGCATTTTGAAGTTGTTGATCAGGAGGTGTCGATGAATTTTCACCCGCGTCACGGAACCGTGTTGCCGATTACCGGCAAAGAGTTGAAACGCCTGATCGCGAAATGGGGAACCTTGAATGATCCTTTGATTGAGGCGACTTCGGCACAACTGAAAAAGTTGAATGTTGATGTAAAAGGTGAGGCTAAAACAATTCATCTTCCTGTAAAAAGAGGAACTGATTTGGCAGCTTTTGATCCGCAGTTTAAATCTTTCCCATGCGTAACGGTGACGCCGGAAGGACCGCAGGATTTCACCAATGGCCCGGTTGATTACACCATTACAGTTGAAGGTAAAGGTGATGTGGTTTATAAAGTTTCAGCTTCGGAAGATCACAACCCGGTGTTGGAAGGCTACTATGCCGACCCCGATATTCTGTACTCGGAAAAAACAGGTAAATACTACATCTACCCAACAACTGACGGATTTGAAAATTGGTCGGGTTACTATTTCAAAGTGTTCTCCTCTGACAATTTGGTTGATTGGACCGATGAAGGAATCATTCTCGATTTGCACAAAGATGTGAGCTGGGCCGATCGCAATGCTTGGGCTCCATGTATCGTTGAAAAGAAGATCGACGGCGAGTACAAATATTTCTATTATTTCACGGCAGCTCAAAAGATTGGTGTGGCTGTAGCCGACAATCCAACAGGTCCTTTCACTGACAGCGGAAAAGTACTAATCGACTTCAAAACGCTCGGTGTGAACCGCGGGCAGGAAATTGACCCGGATGTGTTTACCGATCCGAAAACAAACAAAACATACCTGTACTGGGGAAATGGCTATATGGCTGCGGCTGAGCTGAACGATGACATGATCTCCCTCAATATGAAAACGCTGAAACAGATGAATATTGATGGTACTTTCCGCGAAGGATCTTACGTGATTTACCGCGACGGAACCTATTATTTCATGTGGTCGGAAGACGATACCCGCAGTCCGAACTACAAAGTGCGTTGGGCGAAAACGGACTCGCCATTGGGCAAGCTGACAATTCCGGAAAACAACATCGTTATTCAGCGCGACGACGAAACAGGCATTTTCGCAACCGGTCATAATTCGGCCATCCAGATTCCGGGAAAAGATGAGTGGTACCTGGTTTACCACCGCTTCAGTTACCCGAATGGTGTGAAAATGGGCCGCCGCGGCGGTTTCCATCGCGAAGTTTGTATCGATAAGCTGGAGTTTGATGGCGATGACAACATCCTGGAAGTGAAACCGACTTTTAAGGGAATTGATCCGGTAAACTAA
- a CDS encoding alpha-L-arabinofuranosidase C-terminal domain-containing protein, whose amino-acid sequence MKLQPIIFLFLAILFGSQARANEPDSAYVFSYATLKDKGHNGLHYAWSVDRKHWQGIGPEFRFLFCDFGTWGSQKRMITPFLFQDQKGTWHEIWSLNEAVGQFAHAETNDLFTWEPQEYPEVMTKGNVMLPEVSYQPAENNYIVTWLSDQDGEQKVFKATTTDFKTYAETIEGSESDRLNAREEVMIDGEKQLGVVAKVSWSQLQGAIQFYELTKYHEQQRAERLTDDATRYPDLKPLDAEITAIPEDNKAISDMLIGVFFEDINYAADGGLYAELVQNRGFEYTPADTKNRNQDWNSSYAWSFTGQDDGFTIDTVAPVHPNQKHYAVLTVANIGDALQNEGFDGIALKAGDKYDFSVFAKGLDGAKGKFLVRLVDENGKVFAEGTSKSVGADWKKLMLTVTAKGDVDKAHLKVIPQFTGKVALDLVSLFPEKTFKGRKNGLRADLAQTITDLHPRFVRFPGGCVSHGDGLDNIYRWKNTIGPLETRKGDRNIWNYHQSMGLGYFEYFQFCEDIGAQPLPVIAAGVPCQNSSTGGYGQQGGIPMCDMDQYVQDILDLIEWANGDKNTKWGKLRAEAGHPDPFNLKYVGIGNEDLINDIFEERFTMIFNAIKEKHPEITVIGTVGPFSEGTDYRVGWEIASKLQVPLVDEHYYQPPGWYLNNQDYYDRYDRSKPKVYLGEYATHIPGRKLTTETALCDALHLINVERNADVVHMTSYAPLLAKHGHTQWNPDLVYFNNTEVFLTPDYYVQMMFGQNSGEEYIASQLSLSDNAPDVKKRVVSSLVRDAKTGDYILKVANLLPVAVNAKINLADLPIIAGDADLTILAGEVSDLHAEPENKTISVSADFEYNLPAYSFSVIRMKSN is encoded by the coding sequence ATGAAACTACAACCAATTATCTTCCTGTTTCTTGCAATTCTTTTTGGGTCGCAAGCACGGGCTAACGAACCTGATTCAGCCTACGTTTTTTCATATGCGACCTTAAAAGACAAAGGGCACAACGGGCTACATTATGCCTGGAGTGTTGATCGAAAACACTGGCAAGGCATCGGGCCCGAATTCCGATTTCTGTTTTGTGATTTTGGAACATGGGGCTCACAAAAGCGGATGATCACGCCTTTCCTGTTTCAGGACCAAAAAGGAACCTGGCACGAGATCTGGAGCCTGAATGAAGCAGTCGGTCAATTTGCTCACGCGGAAACCAATGATTTATTTACTTGGGAACCGCAGGAGTACCCGGAAGTCATGACAAAAGGTAATGTAATGTTGCCGGAGGTGTCGTACCAACCAGCTGAGAATAATTACATCGTCACCTGGTTGAGCGATCAGGATGGCGAACAAAAGGTTTTCAAAGCGACAACAACCGATTTTAAAACTTACGCAGAAACGATTGAGGGAAGCGAAAGCGACCGGTTGAACGCTCGGGAAGAAGTGATGATTGATGGTGAAAAGCAGTTGGGTGTTGTTGCCAAGGTTTCTTGGTCGCAGCTGCAGGGAGCGATTCAGTTTTACGAACTGACGAAGTACCATGAACAGCAACGCGCCGAGCGTTTGACGGATGACGCGACTCGCTATCCGGATTTAAAACCATTGGATGCTGAAATAACCGCGATTCCCGAAGACAATAAAGCGATTAGCGATATGCTGATTGGCGTTTTCTTTGAAGATATCAACTATGCTGCGGACGGTGGTCTGTACGCCGAGTTGGTTCAAAACCGGGGATTTGAATATACGCCGGCTGATACCAAAAACCGAAATCAGGATTGGAACAGCTCTTATGCCTGGTCGTTCACCGGGCAAGACGATGGTTTTACAATTGACACGGTAGCACCGGTACATCCGAATCAAAAACACTATGCTGTGTTGACGGTTGCCAACATTGGCGACGCACTTCAAAACGAAGGTTTTGATGGCATCGCTTTGAAAGCCGGCGATAAATACGATTTTTCTGTTTTTGCCAAGGGACTGGATGGCGCCAAAGGCAAGTTCTTGGTTCGTCTGGTTGATGAGAACGGAAAAGTTTTTGCAGAAGGCACGAGCAAATCTGTAGGTGCTGACTGGAAAAAATTGATGCTGACTGTGACTGCAAAAGGAGATGTGGATAAAGCACATTTGAAGGTCATCCCTCAATTTACAGGGAAGGTAGCCCTTGATCTGGTTTCGCTTTTCCCGGAGAAGACATTCAAAGGACGCAAAAATGGCTTGCGTGCCGATTTGGCACAGACAATTACCGACTTACATCCGCGTTTCGTGCGTTTCCCCGGTGGCTGTGTTTCCCATGGCGACGGATTGGATAACATTTACCGATGGAAAAACACCATCGGTCCGCTGGAAACCCGCAAGGGCGACCGCAATATCTGGAATTATCACCAGTCGATGGGATTGGGGTACTTCGAATATTTCCAGTTCTGCGAAGATATCGGTGCCCAGCCGCTGCCGGTTATCGCTGCGGGGGTTCCTTGCCAGAATTCATCGACCGGAGGTTACGGGCAGCAAGGTGGAATTCCGATGTGCGACATGGATCAATATGTGCAGGATATCCTCGACTTGATTGAATGGGCCAACGGTGACAAAAATACCAAATGGGGTAAATTGCGCGCCGAAGCCGGTCACCCCGACCCCTTCAACCTGAAATATGTGGGTATTGGCAACGAGGATTTGATCAACGATATTTTCGAAGAGCGCTTCACCATGATTTTCAATGCCATCAAGGAAAAGCATCCTGAGATTACCGTGATTGGAACGGTCGGTCCTTTTTCGGAAGGAACGGATTATCGTGTGGGCTGGGAAATTGCTTCCAAGTTGCAGGTGCCCCTGGTTGACGAGCATTACTACCAACCACCGGGCTGGTATTTGAATAACCAGGATTATTACGATCGTTACGACCGCTCGAAACCAAAGGTTTATTTGGGTGAATATGCGACACACATTCCTGGTCGAAAACTCACGACGGAAACCGCCTTGTGCGATGCGCTGCATTTGATTAATGTGGAGCGAAATGCCGATGTGGTCCATATGACTTCGTACGCGCCATTGTTGGCCAAACACGGGCATACACAGTGGAATCCCGACTTGGTTTATTTTAATAACACTGAAGTATTCCTGACACCGGATTACTATGTGCAAATGATGTTCGGACAAAACTCCGGCGAAGAGTACATTGCCTCCCAGCTGAGTTTGAGTGATAACGCTCCGGATGTCAAAAAGCGAGTGGTGAGCTCGCTCGTTCGTGATGCAAAAACCGGCGATTACATTTTAAAGGTGGCGAACCTGCTGCCGGTGGCTGTGAATGCGAAAATCAATTTGGCCGATCTGCCAATTATTGCCGGTGATGCTGATTTGACCATTCTTGCAGGAGAAGTCTCCGACCTGCACGCCGAGCCGGAAAATAAAACTATTTCGGTTTCCGCTGATTTTGAATACAACCTGCCAGCTTATTCGTTCTCAGTCATCCGGATGAAGTCAAATTAA
- a CDS encoding glycoside hydrolase family 27 protein, protein MRLLNFLLAVSLVAFLASCQPSKKKAEPFAKGEFKSWAQTPPMGWNSWDCYGPTVEEPEVKANADYMAEKLKDYGWEYIVVDIRWFVENDKAGGYNQTDPRYVIDEYGRYQPAVNRFPSAADGKGFKELADYVHGKGLKFGIHIMRGIPKKAVEDKLPILGTDGITADQIYSTELQCQWLRDNYTIVADKPGAQEYYNSIFDMYADWGVDFVKVDDLSRPYHKGEIELIRNAIDQCGRPIVLSTSPGETPIEDADHVKEHANMWRMVDDVWDTWHHFTHLIDICQKWYPYIAPGTWPDCDMIPLGRISIRGERGNDRMTRLTKDEQYSLMTLFTIFKSPLMFGGDLPSNDDFTLSLLTNKEVLKMHAEATNVHQLFNEDGKVAIVSEHPANGDKYMALFNIADEPQTITVDLTQLGYISDCGLVNLWTGEDSGQISGEYSIELAPHASALYKLVY, encoded by the coding sequence ATGAGATTACTTAATTTCTTGCTGGCCGTTTCTCTGGTCGCTTTTTTAGCATCCTGCCAACCTTCTAAAAAGAAGGCAGAACCTTTTGCAAAAGGTGAATTTAAATCTTGGGCGCAAACTCCGCCAATGGGCTGGAATAGCTGGGACTGCTACGGTCCAACCGTTGAAGAACCCGAAGTAAAGGCGAATGCCGATTACATGGCTGAAAAGCTGAAAGATTACGGATGGGAATACATTGTTGTTGATATTCGCTGGTTTGTGGAGAATGACAAAGCCGGTGGTTACAATCAGACTGACCCGCGCTATGTGATTGATGAATACGGACGCTACCAGCCGGCTGTCAACCGTTTCCCTTCGGCTGCCGACGGAAAAGGTTTTAAAGAGCTTGCCGATTACGTTCACGGTAAAGGGTTGAAATTCGGGATCCACATTATGCGCGGAATCCCGAAAAAAGCAGTGGAAGATAAATTGCCAATCCTGGGAACTGACGGCATCACCGCTGATCAGATCTACTCAACCGAACTGCAATGTCAGTGGTTGCGCGACAATTATACAATTGTTGCTGACAAACCGGGAGCACAGGAATACTACAACTCAATTTTCGACATGTACGCCGATTGGGGTGTTGACTTCGTAAAAGTTGACGACCTCTCGCGCCCCTATCATAAAGGAGAGATCGAGCTGATCCGCAACGCGATTGATCAGTGCGGGCGCCCGATTGTATTGAGTACTTCTCCGGGTGAAACTCCAATTGAAGATGCTGACCATGTGAAAGAACATGCCAACATGTGGCGCATGGTAGATGATGTTTGGGACACCTGGCACCACTTCACGCACCTGATCGATATTTGTCAGAAATGGTACCCTTACATTGCTCCGGGAACCTGGCCGGACTGTGATATGATCCCGCTGGGACGGATCTCAATTCGTGGCGAGCGAGGCAACGACCGCATGACCCGTTTGACCAAAGATGAGCAATATTCGCTGATGACTTTATTTACGATTTTCAAATCGCCGTTGATGTTTGGTGGTGACTTGCCAAGCAACGACGATTTCACGCTTTCACTTTTGACCAACAAAGAAGTATTGAAAATGCATGCTGAAGCCACCAACGTACATCAGTTATTCAACGAAGATGGCAAAGTGGCAATTGTTTCCGAGCACCCGGCGAATGGCGACAAATACATGGCTTTATTCAATATTGCTGATGAGCCGCAAACCATTACGGTAGACCTGACTCAGCTTGGCTATATCAGCGATTGCGGTCTGGTGAACCTGTGGACAGGTGAGGATTCCGGTCAGATTTCGGGTGAGTACAGTATTGAATTGGCTCCGCATGCCAGTGCGTTGTATAAACTTGTTTACTAA
- a CDS encoding glycoside hydrolase family 127 protein: protein MKFLAFLILALAACQPRTKENVESTPDYAIQGIPFNEVHLSDNFWAPKIETNRTVTIPASFAKCEEMGRMDNFLIAGGKMDGPVKGEMPFDDTDVYKIIEGAAYSMTTTPDPKLDQYVDSVISLIAIGQEKDGYLTTYKTIDTTFVRWSWCPAGARWEHLECSHELYNSGHMFEAAAAHYHATGKKNFLDIATKNADLLVDVFNNKLPNEVPGHQIVETGLIKLYLITHKEEYLKLARHFLDVRGDSTRREIKGPYTQDHIPVLQQDEAVGHAVRATYMYAGMTDVAALYDDAGYRTAVDKIWNNIVSKKMYLTGGIGSRHEGEAFGDNYELPNLTAYNETCAAIANVYWNYRMFLLHGDSKYIDVLERSLYNGVISGVGLDGKTFFYPNPLECDMEYHFNSGGSLTREPWFDCSCCPTNLCRFMPSVPGYIYAQNEDKVFVNLFIQSATDIKVAGTAVALSQKTDYPWNGDVELLVSPETEKEFTVCIRIPGWAQDKPVPSDLYAYESTSQLPIALKVNGEAVEYATENGYATLTRQWKKGDVIEYSLPMEIRKVKANEAVDADRGLVALERGPIVYCVEGVDNEDVDKIGVNPETAFDNAFAADLLGGVEVITASDTKGKAFTAIPYYVWDNRGANKMKVWLTEE from the coding sequence ATGAAATTTCTCGCATTCCTGATTTTGGCGTTGGCAGCCTGTCAGCCCAGGACGAAAGAGAATGTTGAGTCGACACCCGATTATGCGATCCAGGGAATTCCGTTTAACGAAGTTCACCTGAGTGACAATTTTTGGGCTCCGAAAATAGAAACAAACCGAACAGTTACCATTCCTGCTTCCTTTGCGAAATGTGAGGAAATGGGACGCATGGATAATTTCCTGATTGCTGGTGGAAAGATGGATGGCCCGGTGAAAGGGGAAATGCCTTTTGACGATACCGATGTTTACAAAATCATAGAGGGAGCGGCCTATTCGATGACAACGACCCCTGACCCGAAGTTGGATCAATATGTCGATTCGGTCATCTCGCTAATTGCAATCGGACAGGAAAAGGATGGTTACCTAACCACTTACAAAACCATCGATACTACTTTTGTGCGTTGGTCGTGGTGTCCGGCGGGTGCGCGTTGGGAGCACCTGGAGTGTAGTCACGAATTGTACAACAGCGGGCACATGTTCGAGGCAGCAGCAGCACATTATCACGCAACGGGGAAAAAGAACTTCCTGGATATCGCTACGAAGAATGCAGACTTGCTGGTCGATGTTTTCAACAATAAACTTCCAAACGAAGTGCCGGGGCACCAGATTGTGGAAACAGGATTAATCAAGTTATACCTGATCACACACAAGGAAGAATACCTGAAACTTGCCCGACATTTTCTGGATGTGCGCGGAGATAGCACCCGCCGGGAAATCAAAGGGCCTTATACGCAGGATCACATACCGGTTCTGCAGCAGGATGAGGCTGTGGGACACGCCGTTCGTGCAACATACATGTATGCGGGAATGACCGATGTGGCAGCTTTGTACGATGATGCTGGTTACCGGACTGCGGTGGATAAGATCTGGAACAACATTGTCTCGAAGAAAATGTATCTGACAGGTGGCATTGGTTCCCGTCATGAGGGGGAGGCATTCGGAGATAATTATGAACTGCCTAACCTGACAGCCTATAACGAAACTTGTGCGGCTATCGCAAATGTGTACTGGAACTATCGTATGTTCCTGCTTCATGGCGATTCAAAATACATCGATGTCCTGGAGCGCAGTCTTTACAATGGCGTCATTTCCGGTGTTGGCTTGGATGGTAAAACATTCTTCTATCCAAACCCACTTGAGTGCGATATGGAATATCACTTCAACTCGGGAGGAAGTTTGACCCGCGAGCCTTGGTTCGATTGTTCCTGTTGCCCGACAAACCTCTGTCGGTTTATGCCTTCAGTGCCAGGCTATATTTATGCACAAAATGAGGATAAGGTTTTTGTGAATCTCTTCATTCAGAGCGCAACTGATATAAAAGTTGCAGGCACTGCAGTGGCCTTAAGTCAGAAAACGGACTACCCATGGAATGGTGATGTTGAGCTGCTGGTGTCTCCGGAAACAGAAAAAGAATTCACCGTTTGCATTCGTATCCCGGGATGGGCGCAAGACAAACCTGTTCCGTCAGACTTGTATGCTTACGAAAGTACCAGTCAATTGCCGATTGCGCTGAAAGTAAATGGTGAAGCAGTAGAATACGCGACCGAAAACGGATATGCAACCTTAACCCGTCAGTGGAAAAAAGGAGATGTGATCGAATACAGCCTACCAATGGAGATTCGTAAAGTGAAGGCGAATGAGGCCGTTGACGCCGACCGGGGGCTGGTTGCTTTGGAGCGGGGCCCGATTGTTTATTGTGTTGAGGGAGTCGATAATGAAGATGTTGACAAAATTGGTGTGAATCCGGAAACAGCGTTCGACAATGCGTTTGCCGCTGACTTGTTAGGAGGTGTGGAAGTCATCACCGCTTCAGATACCAAAGGAAAAGCGTTTACTGCAATCCCATATTACGTTTGGGACAACCGCGGAGCCAATAAAATGAAGGTCTGGCTGACAGAGGAATAG
- a CDS encoding RagB/SusD family nutrient uptake outer membrane protein: MNTHKYKNALSILLISLVTLFSSCTKLYDESYSDFLADQFNPTEEDIPAIIGNAYGSWRNILLLWNGYWRANEVGADEIVIPGRPNGWVDGGIYRRIHEHTWTVDEDVVYQTWDRTYYGIAACNRIIYQVETGFVPIPDEDVYNATIAELRALRASYYYVLCDLYGNVPIVTDFDVPDGYLPEQNTRTEVYNFIVQEITESLPYLSEDRSQATYGRFNKWAALTLLAKMYLNAEVYTGTAHWSDCIDACDQIINSGAGYALEASQKSVFVTENQNSAEIIFGLAIDDQYTTEWNQFDIHMQTCQPSMQAKYNLTLTPWGGMCAIPQFIDTFDPDDSRLTANFMMGQQYAASGEELLVTMGNLVGDPLILINEVPDISHSEEIHGYRFEKFEIAMGSSNILNNDYPLFRYADVLMMKAESMLRTGDADGAATIVTQVRERAFKTAPAKATVTGSELMEGSVYDYGLRTESAETDEGGDDIQYGRFLDELAWEFNQEGRRRQDMIRFGVYTTKSFFAHSPNGDYRSIYPIPRGRIETNTNLQQNPGY, encoded by the coding sequence ATGAATACTCATAAATATAAAAATGCACTGAGCATCCTGTTAATCTCATTGGTAACTCTATTTTCGAGCTGTACCAAGCTGTACGACGAGAGTTACAGTGACTTCTTAGCAGATCAGTTTAATCCGACTGAAGAAGATATTCCTGCCATTATCGGGAATGCTTATGGTTCCTGGCGTAATATCCTATTGCTTTGGAATGGCTACTGGCGTGCCAATGAAGTTGGTGCCGATGAAATTGTGATCCCCGGACGTCCGAACGGATGGGTTGACGGTGGAATTTACCGTCGGATACACGAGCATACCTGGACGGTGGACGAAGATGTTGTTTACCAGACATGGGATCGGACTTACTACGGAATTGCAGCCTGTAATCGGATTATCTATCAGGTTGAAACAGGTTTTGTTCCAATACCGGATGAAGACGTATACAACGCGACAATTGCAGAGTTACGAGCCTTGAGGGCCAGTTACTACTATGTCCTTTGCGACTTGTATGGTAATGTACCGATTGTAACTGATTTTGACGTGCCGGATGGGTATTTGCCTGAGCAAAATACGCGAACCGAGGTCTATAATTTCATCGTGCAGGAAATCACAGAGAGTTTGCCTTATTTAAGTGAAGACAGAAGCCAGGCAACTTACGGACGTTTTAATAAGTGGGCTGCTTTGACCCTATTGGCAAAAATGTACCTGAATGCGGAAGTTTACACCGGAACAGCACATTGGAGTGATTGTATCGATGCTTGTGATCAGATAATTAATTCGGGAGCGGGTTATGCTTTGGAAGCTAGCCAGAAGAGTGTTTTCGTTACCGAAAACCAAAACTCGGCTGAAATTATCTTTGGTTTGGCCATCGACGATCAGTACACAACCGAGTGGAACCAGTTCGATATTCATATGCAAACCTGTCAGCCTTCCATGCAGGCCAAGTATAATCTGACTTTAACTCCTTGGGGTGGTATGTGTGCTATTCCGCAGTTCATCGATACATTCGATCCGGACGACAGCCGTTTGACTGCCAACTTCATGATGGGCCAACAATATGCGGCAAGTGGTGAGGAATTGCTGGTAACCATGGGGAACCTCGTGGGCGATCCACTTATTCTGATTAATGAAGTTCCGGATATAAGCCATTCGGAGGAAATTCATGGCTATCGTTTCGAGAAATTCGAAATTGCAATGGGATCCTCCAATATTTTGAACAACGACTACCCGCTGTTCCGCTACGCCGATGTGTTAATGATGAAAGCCGAATCAATGCTTCGTACCGGCGATGCTGATGGAGCTGCAACAATTGTAACACAAGTGCGCGAACGAGCATTTAAAACTGCTCCGGCAAAAGCAACAGTGACGGGTTCCGAATTGATGGAAGGCAGTGTTTATGACTATGGTTTACGCACTGAAAGTGCCGAAACAGATGAGGGAGGGGATGACATCCAGTACGGTCGTTTCCTGGACGAGCTGGCCTGGGAGTTTAACCAGGAAGGCCGTCGCCGTCAGGATATGATTCGTTTTGGTGTTTACACGACGAAATCATTCTTTGCACACTCACCAAACGGAGACTATCGTTCGATTTATCCGATTCCCCGCGGTCGGATTGAAACAAATACAAACTTGCAACAGAATCCAGGTTATTAA